One part of the Lycium ferocissimum isolate CSIRO_LF1 chromosome 8, AGI_CSIRO_Lferr_CH_V1, whole genome shotgun sequence genome encodes these proteins:
- the LOC132067116 gene encoding protein NRT1/ PTR FAMILY 6.2-like isoform X1 encodes MEGKMSLTVADAVNYKGLPADRSITGGWVPAALVLGIEINERLSTMGIAVNLVTYLGGTMHLPSAASANIVTDFMGTAFLLCLLGGFLADSFLGRYKTIAIFAIIQSLGTGMLTVTTGLPQLRPPPCHPHESCKAANGFQMGILYIALYLIALGTGGLKSSVSGFGTDQFDEKDEKEKSQMAYFFNRFFLFISIGTLLAVTVLVYVQDEVGRSWAYGICCISMLIAIVIFFSGTKRYRYKRCSGSPIVQIFQVILAATRKKNMDVPYDVGMLYETNQEALGIQHSEQFRFLDKAAIVAQGDFEDHSNSAPNPWKLCTVTRVEEVKMMARLIPIWATTILFWTTYAQMITFSVEQAATMERSIGKFTIPAGSLTVFFVSAILITLAIYDRFIMPLWQKLKRKPGFTSLQKIAIGLVLSTMGMGIAALVEMKRLSVAKSTRRNMSTVPISVFFLIPQFFLVGAGEGFIYTGQLDFFITESPKGMKTMSTGLFLTTLSLGFFFSSFLVSIIKKVTGTNGGDGWLADNINYGRLDLFYGLLAILGAINFVLYLICATWFKPRKSKSALQMETMNNGNTADDKC; translated from the exons GAAAGATGAGTTTGACAGTTGCGGATGCTGTAAACTACAAGGGTCTACCTGCTGATAGATCTATAACTGGTGGTTGGGTGCCTGCTGCTCTTGTCTTGG GgattgaaataaatgaaaggCTTTCAACAATGGGGATAGCAGTAAATCTAGTTACATACTTGGGTGGTACCATGCATCTACCAAGTGCAGCATCAGCCAATATAGTGACAGATTTTATGGGCACAGCATTTCTCCTCTGCCTCCTTGGAGGTTTTCTTGCTGATTCCTTCCTTGGAAGATACAAAACCATCGCAATCTTTGCTATTATACAGTCACTG GGAACTGGCATGTTAACAGTGACGACGGGGTTGCCACAGTTGAGGCCACCTCCTTGTCATCCTCATGAGAGCTGCAAAGCAGCAAATGGATTCCAGATGGGAATTCTATACATAGCCTTATATCTAATAGCACTAGGCACTGGGGGCTTAAAATCTAGTGTGTCTGGATTTGGAACGGATCAATTTGATGAGAAAGACGAGAAGGAAAAATCGCAAATGGCCTATTTCTTCAACAGATTCTTCTTGTTCATCAGCATAGGAACTTTGTTGGCAGTTACGGTGCTTGTTTACGTTCaagatgaagttggaagaagcTGGGCTTATGGTATTTGCTGCATATCCATGTTAATTGCTATCGTAATCTTCTTCTCGGGTACTAAAAGGTACCGCTACAAGAGATGCTCTGGCAGTCCGATAGTCCAAATATTTCAAGTCATATTGGCTGCTACAAGGAAAAAGAATATGGATGTCCCATATGATGTTGGCATGCTTTACGAGACTAATCAAGAGGCTTTAGGGATCCAACACAGTGAACAATTCCGCTTTCTGGACAAGGCTGCTATTGTAGCACAAGGCGATTTTGAGGACCATTCTAACTCTGCTCCAAATCCGTGGAAGCTGTGCACAGTGACCAGGGTGGAGGAAGTAAAAATGATGGCCAGGCTAATCCCAATTTGGGCCACAACTATACTTTTCTGGACGACCTATGCACAAATGATTACGTTTTCTGTTGAACAAGCTGCCACCATGGAACGATCAATTGGCAAATTCACAATTCCAGCAGGCTCTCTTACCGTCTTCTTTGTCTCTGCCATCTTAATCACTTTGGCTATTTATGACCGATTTATCATGCCACTCTGGCAGAAACTGAAGCGAAAACCAG GTTTTACCAGCCTTCAAAAAATAGCCATAGGGCTTGTTCTTTCTACCATGGGGATGGGAATAGCTGCTCTAGTTGAGATGAAAAGATTGTCAGTGGCAAAGTCTACCAGGCGCAACATGTCAACAGTGCCTATTAGTGTATTCTTTTTGATCCCACAATTCTTTTTGGTGGGAGCTGGGGAAGGATTCATATACACAGGCCAACTCGATTTCTTCATAACAGAGTCACCAAAAGGGATGAAAACCATGAGCACTGGGCTTTTCTTGACAACCCTTTCTCTTGGTTTCTTTTTTAGCAGTTTCTTAGTCTCTATTATCAAAAAGGTGACAGGAACCAATGGTGGTGATGGCTGGCTTGCAGACAACATAAATTACGGAAGGCTTGATCTTTTCTATGGACTTCTTGCTATATTGGGAGCCATAAACTTTGTGCTTTACCTAATTTGTGCAACATGGTTCAAGCCAAGGAAGTCTAAATCTGCCTTACAGATGGAGACTATGAACAATGGAAATACTGCTGATGACAAGTGCTAG
- the LOC132067116 gene encoding protein NRT1/ PTR FAMILY 6.2-like isoform X2 → MSLTVADAVNYKGLPADRSITGGWVPAALVLGIEINERLSTMGIAVNLVTYLGGTMHLPSAASANIVTDFMGTAFLLCLLGGFLADSFLGRYKTIAIFAIIQSLGTGMLTVTTGLPQLRPPPCHPHESCKAANGFQMGILYIALYLIALGTGGLKSSVSGFGTDQFDEKDEKEKSQMAYFFNRFFLFISIGTLLAVTVLVYVQDEVGRSWAYGICCISMLIAIVIFFSGTKRYRYKRCSGSPIVQIFQVILAATRKKNMDVPYDVGMLYETNQEALGIQHSEQFRFLDKAAIVAQGDFEDHSNSAPNPWKLCTVTRVEEVKMMARLIPIWATTILFWTTYAQMITFSVEQAATMERSIGKFTIPAGSLTVFFVSAILITLAIYDRFIMPLWQKLKRKPGFTSLQKIAIGLVLSTMGMGIAALVEMKRLSVAKSTRRNMSTVPISVFFLIPQFFLVGAGEGFIYTGQLDFFITESPKGMKTMSTGLFLTTLSLGFFFSSFLVSIIKKVTGTNGGDGWLADNINYGRLDLFYGLLAILGAINFVLYLICATWFKPRKSKSALQMETMNNGNTADDKC, encoded by the exons ATGAGTTTGACAGTTGCGGATGCTGTAAACTACAAGGGTCTACCTGCTGATAGATCTATAACTGGTGGTTGGGTGCCTGCTGCTCTTGTCTTGG GgattgaaataaatgaaaggCTTTCAACAATGGGGATAGCAGTAAATCTAGTTACATACTTGGGTGGTACCATGCATCTACCAAGTGCAGCATCAGCCAATATAGTGACAGATTTTATGGGCACAGCATTTCTCCTCTGCCTCCTTGGAGGTTTTCTTGCTGATTCCTTCCTTGGAAGATACAAAACCATCGCAATCTTTGCTATTATACAGTCACTG GGAACTGGCATGTTAACAGTGACGACGGGGTTGCCACAGTTGAGGCCACCTCCTTGTCATCCTCATGAGAGCTGCAAAGCAGCAAATGGATTCCAGATGGGAATTCTATACATAGCCTTATATCTAATAGCACTAGGCACTGGGGGCTTAAAATCTAGTGTGTCTGGATTTGGAACGGATCAATTTGATGAGAAAGACGAGAAGGAAAAATCGCAAATGGCCTATTTCTTCAACAGATTCTTCTTGTTCATCAGCATAGGAACTTTGTTGGCAGTTACGGTGCTTGTTTACGTTCaagatgaagttggaagaagcTGGGCTTATGGTATTTGCTGCATATCCATGTTAATTGCTATCGTAATCTTCTTCTCGGGTACTAAAAGGTACCGCTACAAGAGATGCTCTGGCAGTCCGATAGTCCAAATATTTCAAGTCATATTGGCTGCTACAAGGAAAAAGAATATGGATGTCCCATATGATGTTGGCATGCTTTACGAGACTAATCAAGAGGCTTTAGGGATCCAACACAGTGAACAATTCCGCTTTCTGGACAAGGCTGCTATTGTAGCACAAGGCGATTTTGAGGACCATTCTAACTCTGCTCCAAATCCGTGGAAGCTGTGCACAGTGACCAGGGTGGAGGAAGTAAAAATGATGGCCAGGCTAATCCCAATTTGGGCCACAACTATACTTTTCTGGACGACCTATGCACAAATGATTACGTTTTCTGTTGAACAAGCTGCCACCATGGAACGATCAATTGGCAAATTCACAATTCCAGCAGGCTCTCTTACCGTCTTCTTTGTCTCTGCCATCTTAATCACTTTGGCTATTTATGACCGATTTATCATGCCACTCTGGCAGAAACTGAAGCGAAAACCAG GTTTTACCAGCCTTCAAAAAATAGCCATAGGGCTTGTTCTTTCTACCATGGGGATGGGAATAGCTGCTCTAGTTGAGATGAAAAGATTGTCAGTGGCAAAGTCTACCAGGCGCAACATGTCAACAGTGCCTATTAGTGTATTCTTTTTGATCCCACAATTCTTTTTGGTGGGAGCTGGGGAAGGATTCATATACACAGGCCAACTCGATTTCTTCATAACAGAGTCACCAAAAGGGATGAAAACCATGAGCACTGGGCTTTTCTTGACAACCCTTTCTCTTGGTTTCTTTTTTAGCAGTTTCTTAGTCTCTATTATCAAAAAGGTGACAGGAACCAATGGTGGTGATGGCTGGCTTGCAGACAACATAAATTACGGAAGGCTTGATCTTTTCTATGGACTTCTTGCTATATTGGGAGCCATAAACTTTGTGCTTTACCTAATTTGTGCAACATGGTTCAAGCCAAGGAAGTCTAAATCTGCCTTACAGATGGAGACTATGAACAATGGAAATACTGCTGATGACAAGTGCTAG